AGGTAGAATTTTTATGACCTGGTTAAACATGGACATATTCATGGCCATTCAGTTAGTCGTTTTAATTACTTTAATAACCTTCGTTTCACTCATCCTGTACGACAGGTTTAAAAAGAAAAGTTTTCGCATCAATCCATTCACGATTGCCTTTGTTATTTGGCTAATCCCAAATATCTTAATCATTTTTTTCCCGGAAACTACTCTCTGGCAAAGTTTTGCAAAATGGATGGTAACAACAATTTGATTATGACAGCCCTTTTAAAATAGCACTACTTGTTTGTATGGCTTTACGCAAATAAAAAAATAATCTGTCAAAAATATCGCGGTGTAATCAATCTGTCCACTTTTTTCCTTAAATCATAACCGAGTGTTACTTCATGAGAACCGGAGGTAAAATTGTTTAAGCTGCTTAAAGTGTAATCATAAGCATATCCTAATCTCAATCCATTGCCAAATTGAAAGCCAAGAATGGCATTGATTGACTCCGGAGTGAATTTGTTTTCAAACCTGAATGAAGTGCCTATCCAAAGCATATCCACCAAAAAGACACTAAGGTTTGTGTCAAACTGAACAGGGGCGTTTTGTGGAATTGCCTTCACCAAAATTGAAGGCACAACTTTTACACTTTTTCCGGCTTTAAGTACAACTCCTGTATTGAGCAGATAATGCCTGTATTGCCGGCCGACTGTGGTTATATTGGGTTGTCCATCGTTTAACTTATTGTTAATGAGATGAGGTGCCGAAAGTCCTGCAAAAAAGGCAGGGGTATTAAACCATATCCCTAAACCGAAATTGGGTAAAATAACAGAACTGTTTTCCTGAAATACGGGGTCAGGATTGGTAATAACCTCTTCAGGGGTGATGTCTGTAAAATTTGAGCGGAGATATTGAACACCTCCCTGTATGCCCAACGCAACTGCTCCTATCGGCAACTTAAACCGGTAGGCATAAGCACCATAGCCTGTAATTCGTTGATGTACTCCTATTTCATCATATTCCAAAAACCCTCCCAAACCATATTGTTGTCTTTTTCCAAAAGGACCCTGACCACTCACTGAAATGGTTTGGGGCGCACCTTCAATATTTACCCATTGCTTACGGTAAAAAGCCGCAAAACCGGCGTTGCCTGTGCTTCCAGCATAAGCAGGATTAACATACATGCCGTTAAACATATACATACTATAACGGGCATCTTGCTGAGCAAAAGTTGTTCGGGTACTAAAAGTAAAAATGAAAAGTATGCTGATGATGGTGAAGATTAAATGTTTCATATCCTGATGATGTTATTTGGTAAAAGGGTATTAGAAAATTGTTGTTTTCGGGAGACCTGTTTTGTTCTGATGAATGTTTATTTCTTAGCTATAGATTTGATATTCAAACTCTATTTTTTCAATTGTAAAAAATAATGAACTACCGCAAAACTTCAATAAAGCCATTGCGTTTTTGGTTTCCTTCCTCATCTAAAAGTAGTACATAAAAATAAGTGCCGTCCGGAACTCTTTTTCCGCTGTTTTGATATTCACCATTCCAGGCATTAGTATTGTCGTAACCTTTTTGTCTGAATACCTCGTCTCCCCAACGATTGAATATTACAATTTCATTATCGGGAAAGCAAATGGACAGGTTTTCTATAATCAACAAATCGTTGATTCCGTCTTCGTTTGGTGAAAAACCATTCGGAATAAACAAATCTGCCACATTGCAATCGGGTGGAAGTATCGTTATGGTTACTATTGCTGTGTCGGTTTGTGTGCCGTCTGTAATGACATAGCTAAATACATCTACTCCAATATAACCCGGGTTTGGTGTGTAGGTTATAGTGCCATCTGTATTGATTTCAACTGTTCCGTTCAATGGCAAGTCGCTGATAACTACGATGGTTAAGGTATCGCCGTTGGGGTCGGAATCGTTGTCTAAAACCGGTATTTCAATCAGGGTTTCAAAAGGAGTTGAAACAACATCATCTACAGCTATAGGCGGCTCATTGTTGGGATCTCCGATGGTTACGATAACCATCGCAGTATCGGTCAGTTCTCCGTTTGTAATGATGTAGGTAAAGGTATCAATCCCTTCAAAATTAATATTGGGTATGTATGTAACAGTACTGTCCCCATTCAGAATTACTGTTCCATTTGAAGGATCTGTAACTTCCACAATTGTCAATTCATTGCCATTCGGGTCGGAGTCATTGTCTAATACCGGAATGGTAACAGGAGTATTTACCGGAGTTTGAGAAGTATCATCTACCGCAACAGGGGGCAAATTGATTGTATCGGGTAAAATGGTGATGACCACCATTGCGGTGTCAAAAAACTCACCATCGGTGATGATATAGGTGAAAGTATCGGTACCCACAAAATCGGTGTCCGGAGTATAGGTAACTGTTCCATCAGGGTTTAATAGGGCCGTTCCATTTGCCGGATCGCTGATTTCCACAACAGTTAAAACATCTCCGTTAGGGTCAGTATCATTGTCAAGTACCGGTATAGTTACGGGTAAATTGACCAATGTTTCAGCAACATCATCTACAGCAACAGGCGGCAGGTTGATTGTATCGGGCAAAATGGTGATGACCACCATTGCGGTGTCGAAAAACTCACCATCGGTGATGATATAGGTGAATGTATCGGTGCCCACAAAATCGGTGTCCGGAGTATAGGTAACCGTTCCGTCAGGGTTTAACAGGGCCGTTCCATTTGCCGGATCGCTGATTTCCACAACAGTTAAAACATCTCCGTTCGGGTCGGTATCATTGTCAAGTACCGGTATAGTTACGGGTAAATTGACCAATGTTTCAGCAACGTCATCTACCGCAACAGGCGGCAGGTTGATTGTATCGGGCAAAATGGTGATGACCACCATTGCGGTGTCGAAAAACACACCATCGGTGATGATATAGGTGAAAGTATCTGTGCCTGTAAAATCGGTGTCCGGAGTATAGGTAACCGTTCCGTCAGGGTTTAACAGGGCCGTTCCATTTGCCGGATCGCTGATTTCCACAACAGTTAAAACATCCCCGTTCGGGTCGGTGTCGTTGTCAAGTACCGGTATAGTTACGGGTAAATTGACCAAAGTTTCAGCAACATCATCAACCGCAACAGGAGGCAAGTTGATTGTATCGGGCAAAATGGTGATGACCACCATTGCGGTGTCGAAAAACTCACCATCGGTGATGATATAGGTGAAAGTATCGGTACCCACAAAATCGGTGTCCGGAGTATAGGTAACTGTTCCGTCAGGGTTTAACAGGACAGTTCCATTTGCCGGATCGCTGATTTCCACAACAGTTAAAACATCTCCGTTCGGGTCGGTGTCGTTGTCTAATACCGGAATAGTTACGGGTAAATTGACCAAAGTTTCAGCAACATCATCTACCGCTACAGGCGGCAAGTTGATTGTATCGGGCAAAATGGTGATGACCACCATTGCGGTGTCGAAAAACTCACCATCGGTGATGATATAGGTAAAAGTATCGGTGCCCACAAAATCGGTGTCCGGAGTATAGGTAACCGTTCCATCAGGGTTTAACAGGGCCGTTCCATTTGCCGGATCGCTGATTTCCACAACAGTTAATACATCTCCGTTCGGGTCGGTGTCGTTGTCAAGTACCGGTATAGTTACGGGTAAATTGACCAATGTTTCAGCAACATCATCTACCGCAACTGGAGGCAGGTTGATTGTATCGGGCAAAATGGTGATGACCACCATTGCGGTGTCGAAAAACTCACCATCGGTGATGATATAGGTAAAAGTATCGGTGCCCACAAAATCGGTGTCCGGAGTATAGGTAACCGTTCCGTCAGGGTTTAACAGGGCCGTTCCATTTGCCGGATCGCTGATTTCCACAACAGTTAAAACATCTCCGTTCGGGTCAGTATCATTGTCAAGTACCGGTATAGTT
This is a stretch of genomic DNA from Sphingobacteriales bacterium. It encodes these proteins:
- a CDS encoding type IX secretion system membrane protein PorP/SprF, coding for MKHLIFTIISILFIFTFSTRTTFAQQDARYSMYMFNGMYVNPAYAGSTGNAGFAAFYRKQWVNIEGAPQTISVSGQGPFGKRQQYGLGGFLEYDEIGVHQRITGYGAYAYRFKLPIGAVALGIQGGVQYLRSNFTDITPEEVITNPDPVFQENSSVILPNFGLGIWFNTPAFFAGLSAPHLINNKLNDGQPNITTVGRQYRHYLLNTGVVLKAGKSVKVVPSILVKAIPQNAPVQFDTNLSVFLVDMLWIGTSFRFENKFTPESINAILGFQFGNGLRLGYAYDYTLSSLNNFTSGSHEVTLGYDLRKKVDRLITPRYF